From Bos taurus isolate L1 Dominette 01449 registration number 42190680 breed Hereford chromosome 29, ARS-UCD2.0, whole genome shotgun sequence, a single genomic window includes:
- the CD248 gene encoding endosialin, translating to MLLRLLLAWAAAVPTLGQAPWATEPRAACAPGSCYALFPRRRTFLEAWRACRELGGDLATPRTLEEAQRVDSLVGSGPASRLLWIGLQRQARQCQPQRPLRGFTWTTGDQDTAFTNWAQPATGGPCPAQRCAALEASGEHRWLEGSCTLAVDGYLCQFGFEGSCPALPEEVGQAGPAVYTTPFHLVSEEFEWLPFGSVAAVPCQAGRKASLLCVKQPEGGVGWSRTGPLCPGIGCGPDNGGCEHECIEAADGRVSCRCSEGFRLAADGRSCEDPCAHAPCEQQCEPGGPQGYSCHCRLGFRPAEDEPHRCVDTDECQIAGVCQQMCVNYVGGFECYCSEGHELEADGISCSPAGAMGAQASQDLEDGLLDEGEEEEEEEDEEEAWEAFDGGWTEMPGIPWMEATQSSDFDLVYRPSFPEDGEPGMPYLYPTWPPPLSAPEVPHHSSVLSVTRPVVASATRPPLPSAHQPAIISATRPPLAPAPQPPVIPAIHPALPSDHQFPMISANYPDLPSAHRPLIISAAQPGPTPAHQPPVASAKYPKLFPAHQSPMFPDTQVVDTQNTTPLPRIPANHTPLVTTSSPPQPPVTRDVPILKAQAGHHPVTSPVQPSRTTAFRSPVPPAHQVPVPAASQAPASHTPLPPRSSTSQTSLTSAPQPRSKVPQAPREGALGPSLAPWLSSAVPTSAPPALGEASPAGRSRRDERWLLVALLVPTCVFLVVLLALGIVYCTRCGPHAPNKRVTDCYRWVTHAGSKGPTEPAPHRGSLTGVQTCRTSV from the coding sequence ATGCTGCTGCGCCTGCTGCTGGCCTGGGCGGCCGCGGTGCCCACACTGGGCCAGGCCCCCTGGGCCACCGAGCCCCGCGCTGCCTGCGCCCCGGGCAGCTGTTACGCGCTCTTCCCGCGGCGCCGCACCTTCCTGGAGGCCTGGCGGGCTTGCCGCGAACTGGGGGGCGACCTGGCCACACCGCGGACCCTCGAGGAGGCCCAGCGTGtggacagcctggtgggctccggGCCGGCCAGCCGGCTGCTGTGGATCGGGCTGCAGCGGCAGGCCCGGCAATGCCAACCCCAGCGCCCGCTGCGCGGCTTCACGTGGACCACAGGGGACCAGGACACCGCCTTCACCAACTGGGCCCAGCCTGCCACGGGCGGGCCCTGCCCGGCCCAGCGCTGCGCCGCCCTGGAGGCAAGTGGCGAGCATCGCTGGCTCGAGGGCTCTTGCACACTGGCCGTCGATGGTTACCTGTGCCAGTTCGGCTTCGAGGGCTCCTGCCCCGCGCTGCCCGAGGAGGTGGGCCAGGCTGGCCCAGCCGTCTACACCACGCCCTTCCACCTGGTCTCCGAGGAGTTTGAGTGGCTGCCCTTTGGCTCTGTGGCTGCCGTGCCGTGCCAGGCTGGCAGAAAAGCCTCTCTGCTCTGCGTGAAGCAGCCTGAGGGTGGCGTGGGCTGGTCGCGGACGGGCCCCTTGTGCCCCGGTATCGGCTGTGGCCCCGACAATGGGGGCTGTGAACACGAGTGCATCGAGGCGGCGGACGGTCGGGTGTCCTGTCGCTGCAGCGAGGGCTTCCGGCTGGCAGCAGACGGGCGCAGCTGCGAGGACCCATGTGCCCACGCCCCGTGTGAGCAGCAGTGTGAGCCTGGAGGGCCGCAGGGCTACAGCTGCCACTGTCGCCTGGGTTTCCGGCCTGCTGAGGATGAGCCGCACCGCTGCGTGGACACGGATGAGTGCCAGATTGCCGGCGTGTGCCAGCAGATGTGTGTCAACTACGTTGGTGGCTTCGAGTGCTACTGCAGCGAGGGCCACGAGCTGGAGGCTGACGGCATCAGCTGCAGCCCCGCCGGGGCCATGGGTGCCCAGGCGTCCCAGGACCTCGAGGACGGGTTGCTGGatgaaggggaggaggaagaggaggaagaggacgaAGAGGAAGCCTGGGAGGCCTTCGATGGTGgctggacagagatgcctgggatcccatggatggaggccaCACAGTCATCCGACTTTGACCTGGTCTATAGACCTAGCTTCCCAGAGGACGGGGAGCCAGGGATGCCCTACCTGTACCCCACCTGGCCACCCCCACTTAGTGCCCCTGAGGTCCCCCACCACTCCTCAGTGCTCTCTGTCACCCGCCCTGTGGTGGCCTCGGCCACGCGCCCCCCACTGCCTTCTGCCCACCAACCCGCTATTATCTCTGCCACACGCCCACCCCTGGCCCCGGCCCCCCAGCCCCCCGTGATCCCTGCCATACACCCAGCTTTGCCCTCTGACCACCAGTTCCCCATGATCTCAGCCAACTATCCAGACCTGCCTTCTGCCCACCGACCCCTCATTATCTCTGCCGCACAGCCAGGACCGACCCCTGCCCACCAGCCCCCAGTGGCCTCAGCCAAATATCCCAAGCTCTTCCCTGCTCACCAGTCCCCCATGTTCCCAGATACCCAGGTCGTTGATACCCAGAACACCACGCCTTTGCCTCGAATCCCAGCTAACCATACCCCTCTGGTCACCACCTCCAGTCCCCCTCAACCTCCTGTGACCCGAGATGTCCCGATCCTCAAAGCCCAGGCCGGCCACCATCCCGTTACTTCTCCCGTCCAACCTTCTCGGACCACTGCTTTCAGGTCCCCTGTGCCCCCTGCCCATCAAGTCCCTGTGCCTGCTGCCTCCCAAGCCCCAGCCTCCCACACTCCTCTGCCCCCTCGGAGCTCCACTAGCCAGACCTCTCTCACCAGCGCCCCACAGCCCCGCTCCAAAGTCCCACAAGCCCCAAGGGAAGGTGCTCTTGGCCCCAGTCTGGCTCCGTGGCTGTCCTCGGCAGTCCCCACATCAGCTCCTCCAGCCCTGGGGGAGGCCAGTCCAGCTGGCCGAAGCCGGCGGGATGAGCGGTGGCTCCTGGTGGCACTCCTTGTGCCAACATGCGTCTTCTTGGTGGTCCTACTTGCACTGGGCATTGTGTACTGTACCCGCTGTGGCCCCCACGCGCCCAACAAGCGTGTGACCGACTGCTATCGCTGGGTCACCCACGCCGGGAGCAAGGGCCCGACGGAACCCGCGCCCCACCGGGGCAGCCTCACAGGGGTGCAGACCTGCAGAACCAGCGTGTGA